A single Balneolaceae bacterium DNA region contains:
- the pssA gene encoding CDP-diacylglycerol--serine O-phosphatidyltransferase codes for MKYPIQKWKRYRRLRKKNGRKRKPIPRIIVPSFFTLMNLFCGFLAIISIAEGRLYFGAWLIVFAGLFDALDGFMARLSNATSQFGIELDSISDVVSFGVAPGFLLYAFGLGDLPLVGILLSALPPLCGAVRLARFNVESKQPDQQFFKGLPIPAQALMISAFYLTFHSRLHWFEGFENGINSLLIPLIVVLSFLMVSTIPFDKMPGFDRKSIQRYKGRLFLFIFYGFLIAVLQEIGLMIVFSAFILKGVVLGAWIFWLEAFGEEGEFPSEG; via the coding sequence ATGAAGTACCCCATCCAAAAATGGAAGCGCTACCGCCGGCTGCGCAAGAAAAACGGCCGCAAGCGCAAGCCCATTCCCCGTATCATCGTGCCCAGCTTTTTCACGCTGATGAACCTCTTCTGCGGCTTCCTGGCCATCATCAGCATCGCCGAGGGACGGCTCTATTTCGGAGCCTGGCTCATCGTCTTCGCCGGACTCTTCGACGCGCTGGACGGCTTCATGGCGCGCCTGTCGAATGCCACCAGCCAGTTTGGCATCGAGCTGGACTCCATCAGCGACGTAGTCTCCTTTGGAGTGGCCCCCGGATTCCTGCTTTACGCATTCGGGTTGGGCGACCTGCCGCTGGTGGGCATCCTGCTGAGCGCCCTGCCGCCGCTGTGCGGGGCCGTGCGCCTTGCGCGCTTCAACGTGGAATCGAAGCAGCCCGACCAGCAGTTCTTCAAGGGGCTGCCCATTCCCGCCCAGGCCCTGATGATCTCCGCCTTCTACCTTACCTTCCACAGCCGCCTTCACTGGTTCGAGGGCTTTGAGAACGGCATAAACTCCCTGCTGATCCCCCTCATTGTCGTGCTTTCCTTTCTGATGGTGAGCACCATACCCTTCGACAAAATGCCCGGCTTCGACCGGAAGTCCATCCAGCGCTACAAGGGGCGCCTGTTTCTTTTCATCTTCTACGGCTTTCTCATCGCGGTGCTGCAGGAGATCGGGCTGATGATCGTCTTCTCCGCCTTCATCCTGAAAGGCGTGGTGCTGGGGGCTTGGATCTTCTGGCTGGAGGCCTTCGGAGAGGAGGGCGAGTTCCCTTCCGAGGGTTGA
- the trpE gene encoding anthranilate synthase component I — translation MNEKNFIREAKKHTAVPVYRRLMADVLTPVSLFLKLREGADYPFLLESVEGGEQIARYSFLGRNPYQVLRYGEEGVTLQRGGRTQSLEESYFEALRRLTTRYSEPEVPGLPRLTGGAVGYSSYDTVREVEDLGDPPGDGLGLPEAIWAFYDEIYAFDHVKQQVVLIVTVLLDGEEESGEEKLRDLHAEAQDRLDRMESDVHRAAGRPGDFEIDPDRLRSNVEREDFEAMVERVKEHIYEGDIFQVVLSQRFETEFSGDRFMLYRALRMVNPSPYLFFLEFGDFALVGSSPEVLVRVQEGGAELLPIAGTRPRGDSPEEDRALAEELLADPKENAEHVMLVDLGRNDLSRVCKPGSVRPVRSRVIERYSHVMHIVSDLRGELQSGRTAVDALRCCFPAGTVSGAPKIRAMEIIDELEPSRRGPYAGAVGYFDYSGNMDTCIVIRTMVVTGDRVYIQAGAGIVADSDPATEFEETRNKAGALVEALSVALRLTHP, via the coding sequence GTGAACGAGAAAAACTTTATACGCGAGGCGAAAAAACACACGGCCGTGCCGGTCTACCGCCGGCTCATGGCCGACGTGCTGACGCCGGTCTCCCTCTTCCTGAAGCTGCGGGAGGGAGCCGACTACCCCTTTCTGCTGGAATCGGTGGAGGGGGGCGAGCAGATTGCGCGCTACTCCTTCCTGGGACGCAACCCCTACCAGGTGCTGCGATACGGGGAGGAGGGCGTCACCCTGCAGCGCGGCGGGCGCACCCAAAGCCTGGAGGAATCCTACTTCGAGGCCCTGCGACGGCTGACCACCCGCTACAGCGAACCGGAGGTGCCCGGCCTTCCCCGGCTGACGGGCGGGGCCGTGGGCTACTCCTCCTACGACACCGTCCGCGAGGTGGAGGACCTGGGCGACCCGCCCGGCGACGGCCTGGGACTGCCGGAGGCTATCTGGGCCTTCTATGACGAGATCTACGCCTTCGACCATGTGAAGCAGCAGGTGGTGCTCATCGTGACCGTACTGCTGGACGGCGAGGAGGAGTCCGGCGAGGAGAAGCTGCGCGACCTTCATGCGGAAGCCCAGGATCGTCTGGACCGCATGGAGTCTGACGTTCACCGCGCTGCGGGCCGGCCGGGCGACTTCGAGATCGATCCGGACCGCCTCCGCAGCAACGTGGAGCGCGAAGACTTTGAGGCCATGGTGGAACGTGTCAAGGAGCATATCTACGAGGGCGACATCTTTCAGGTGGTGCTCTCCCAGCGCTTTGAGACCGAATTTTCGGGCGACCGCTTCATGCTCTACCGCGCCCTGCGCATGGTGAATCCTTCGCCCTATCTCTTTTTTCTGGAGTTCGGCGACTTTGCCCTGGTGGGCTCCTCTCCCGAGGTGCTGGTGCGCGTGCAGGAGGGGGGGGCCGAGCTGCTGCCCATCGCCGGCACTCGTCCCAGGGGCGATAGCCCCGAAGAGGACCGCGCCCTGGCCGAGGAGCTGCTGGCCGACCCCAAGGAGAACGCCGAGCACGTGATGCTGGTGGATCTGGGTCGAAACGACCTCTCACGGGTCTGCAAGCCCGGCAGCGTGCGTCCGGTGCGCAGCCGGGTCATCGAGCGCTACTCCCACGTCATGCACATCGTGTCGGACCTGCGCGGGGAGCTGCAGTCCGGACGGACGGCGGTGGATGCACTGCGCTGCTGTTTCCCGGCGGGCACGGTCAGCGGGGCGCCCAAGATCCGCGCCATGGAAATCATCGATGAGCTGGAGCCCTCCCGGCGCGGACCCTACGCCGGGGCGGTGGGCTACTTCGACTATTCGGGCAACATGGACACCTGCATCGTGATCCGCACCATGGTGGTCACCGGCGACCGCGTCTACATACAGGCGGGGGCCGGCATCGTGGCCGACAGCGACCCCGCCACTGAATTCGAGGAGACCCGCAACAAGGCGGGCGCGCTGGTGGAAGCCCTCAGCGTGGCCCTCCGTCTCACGCATCCCTGA
- the trpS gene encoding tryptophan--tRNA ligase has translation MKTILSGITPSGKLHLGNYFGALRQHIAMQEEGDAFYFIANYHSLTSVNDGEEIRQNTVDIALDYLALGLDPERCTFFCQSDVPQHAELSWILGTFCPVSLMEKGVAYKDKVAQGLNPNIGLFTYPILQAADILIYGSDLVPVGQDQKQNIEICRDLAGKFNHNYGGEYFTLPEEHILESVAVVPGIDGRKMSKSYGNTIGIFDEGNTLKKKVMSIETDSTPLEEPKDPDSCNVFALIRLFADDSEREEIARRYREGGYGYGHAKKALLGMIDDYFAEAREERRRLADNPGYVHRVLREGAVRARERAEEVMGPVREATGLYKSYRIVSEGEED, from the coding sequence ATGAAAACTATCCTGTCCGGCATAACCCCCTCCGGCAAGCTGCACCTGGGCAACTACTTCGGCGCCCTGCGCCAGCACATCGCCATGCAGGAGGAGGGCGATGCCTTCTATTTCATCGCCAACTACCACTCCCTCACCTCGGTAAACGACGGGGAGGAGATACGACAGAATACCGTGGACATCGCCCTGGACTACCTGGCGCTGGGACTCGATCCGGAGCGCTGCACCTTTTTCTGCCAGAGCGACGTGCCCCAGCACGCCGAGCTGTCCTGGATCCTGGGTACCTTCTGCCCGGTGAGCCTGATGGAGAAGGGGGTGGCCTACAAGGACAAGGTGGCCCAGGGACTCAATCCCAACATCGGACTGTTTACCTATCCCATCCTGCAGGCGGCCGACATTCTCATCTACGGCTCCGACCTGGTGCCTGTGGGACAGGACCAGAAGCAGAATATTGAGATCTGCCGCGATCTGGCCGGTAAGTTCAATCACAACTACGGGGGCGAATACTTTACCCTCCCCGAAGAGCACATCCTGGAGTCGGTGGCCGTGGTGCCCGGCATAGACGGCCGCAAGATGAGCAAGTCGTACGGCAACACCATCGGCATCTTCGACGAGGGCAACACCCTTAAAAAGAAGGTGATGTCCATCGAGACCGACTCCACCCCGCTGGAGGAGCCGAAGGACCCCGATTCCTGCAATGTCTTCGCCCTCATACGCCTCTTTGCCGATGATTCCGAGCGCGAGGAGATTGCGCGCCGGTATCGCGAGGGGGGCTACGGCTACGGGCACGCCAAGAAGGCCCTGCTGGGCATGATCGACGACTACTTCGCCGAAGCGCGTGAGGAGCGCCGCCGGCTGGCCGACAACCCCGGCTACGTGCACCGGGTGCTCCGGGAGGGCGCCGTGCGGGCCCGCGAGCGGGCCGAGGAGGTTATGGGACCCGTCCGTGAGGCGACGGGTCTCTACAAGAGCTACCGCATTGTATCGGAGGGGGAGGAAGACTGA
- a CDS encoding aminodeoxychorismate/anthranilate synthase component II: MILIIDNYDSFTWNLVHLVAGHTDDYRVERNDALAVEQVEELQPAGVLISPGPGRPAEAGITEALIERLGAAIPILGVCLGHQAIGEVYGARVVHAPALMHGKTSQVFHDGKGVFEGLEEGFTATRYHSLVLDPDSIPEVLEVTARSEDEVIMGVRHRSLPVEGIQFHPESILTTAGPRLLANWLKGLAAAEND; this comes from the coding sequence ATGATCCTGATCATCGACAATTACGACTCCTTCACCTGGAACCTGGTCCACCTGGTGGCCGGGCATACCGACGACTACCGCGTGGAGCGCAACGACGCGCTTGCCGTGGAGCAGGTGGAGGAGCTGCAGCCCGCCGGCGTGCTCATCTCCCCCGGTCCCGGACGTCCCGCCGAGGCGGGCATCACCGAAGCGCTCATCGAACGGCTGGGCGCCGCCATCCCCATCCTGGGGGTCTGCCTGGGCCACCAGGCCATCGGGGAGGTCTACGGAGCCCGTGTGGTCCACGCCCCGGCCCTCATGCACGGGAAGACCTCACAGGTTTTTCACGACGGCAAGGGGGTCTTCGAGGGACTGGAGGAGGGTTTCACGGCCACCCGCTACCACTCGCTGGTGCTCGATCCCGATTCCATTCCGGAGGTGCTGGAGGTGACCGCCCGCAGCGAGGACGAAGTGATCATGGGCGTTCGCCACCGCTCGCTGCCCGTGGAGGGCATACAGTTCCATCCCGAAAGCATTCTTACGACTGCCGGACCCCGCCTGCTGGCCAACTGGCTGAAGGGGCTGGCCGCCGCTGAAAACGACTGA
- the trpD gene encoding anthranilate phosphoribosyltransferase, translated as MDFKEILEQLADGQDLQADEAAGALRAIISGEISDAEIAAFLFGMRAKGETTQELTAFVRVMREAAVKPDVEVEGAVDLCGTGGDNSGTFNISTAAMFVVAGAGVPVLKHGNRSVSSNCGSADVLEALGAVPTLRREGVEQVFRETGMAFMFAPHFHPAMKHVMPARRALGVRTFFNILGPLLNPAGVRRQMVGAYSREVARQMVQILANLDTEFAYGVNAHDGLDEVSVCAQTVVFELNGKMINDSVIFDPRSLDFEWHDMEELQGGGREVNAGIIRDLLSGDGAAGPRSVVLLNAAFGINASGMAGGLQEARKMADDSLASGEAQRALERFAEATRQARSEEEGS; from the coding sequence ATGGATTTCAAAGAAATACTGGAACAGCTCGCCGACGGACAGGACCTGCAGGCCGATGAGGCCGCCGGGGCCCTCCGCGCCATCATCTCCGGGGAGATCAGCGACGCTGAAATCGCCGCATTCCTATTCGGCATGCGCGCCAAGGGGGAAACCACCCAGGAGCTCACCGCCTTCGTGCGCGTCATGCGCGAGGCCGCCGTCAAACCCGACGTGGAGGTGGAGGGGGCGGTGGACCTCTGCGGGACGGGCGGGGATAATTCCGGCACCTTCAACATCTCCACGGCCGCCATGTTTGTGGTGGCCGGCGCCGGGGTGCCCGTGCTCAAGCACGGCAACCGCAGCGTCTCAAGCAACTGCGGCAGCGCCGACGTGCTGGAAGCCCTCGGTGCGGTACCCACCCTTCGCAGGGAGGGCGTGGAGCAGGTATTTCGCGAGACCGGCATGGCCTTCATGTTCGCCCCGCACTTCCACCCGGCCATGAAACACGTGATGCCCGCCCGGCGCGCCCTGGGCGTGCGCACCTTCTTTAATATCTTGGGTCCCCTGCTCAATCCCGCCGGCGTGCGCCGGCAGATGGTGGGGGCCTACAGCCGGGAAGTGGCCCGCCAGATGGTGCAGATCCTGGCCAACCTCGACACCGAATTCGCCTACGGGGTGAACGCCCACGACGGACTCGACGAGGTGAGCGTCTGCGCCCAGACGGTGGTCTTCGAGCTGAACGGCAAGATGATCAACGATTCGGTCATCTTTGATCCCCGCTCCCTCGACTTCGAATGGCACGACATGGAGGAGCTGCAGGGAGGCGGCCGCGAGGTCAACGCGGGCATTATCCGCGACCTGCTCTCCGGCGACGGAGCCGCCGGACCCCGCAGCGTGGTGCTGCTCAACGCCGCCTTCGGCATCAACGCCTCCGGCATGGCCGGGGGACTGCAGGAGGCCCGGAAGATGGCGGACGACAGCCTGGCTTCGGGCGAGGCTCAGCGCGCCCTGGAACGCTTCGCCGAGGCCACCCGCCAGGCCCGCAGCGAGGAGGAGGGAAGCTGA
- the trpC gene encoding indole-3-glycerol phosphate synthase TrpC, translated as MGTVLDDIVEQTARDLAKRRRRISFRDLSSLEDYERERRDFAGALREEGRVSVIAEIKKASPSKGVIRPDFDPQAIARAYRRGGASVLSVLTDEPAFQGRLEYLSAASRAARLPALRKDFIIDPYQVREARAWGADAVLFIVGITEGRQLEELLHAAAEEGLACLVECYTEEELKRVPWELVSVLGVNNRDLHTFEVDLHRGVALLQSAPKDTLLVSESGLGTPEDLKLLHREGIHAALIGEHFMRRDDPGQAVRELLRGAFPPDSGEGEEE; from the coding sequence ATGGGCACCGTCCTGGACGATATCGTCGAGCAGACGGCGCGCGACCTTGCCAAACGCCGCCGCCGCATCTCCTTCCGCGACCTGTCCTCGCTGGAGGACTACGAGCGGGAGCGCCGCGATTTTGCCGGCGCCCTGCGGGAGGAAGGCCGCGTGTCGGTCATCGCCGAGATCAAGAAGGCCTCCCCCTCCAAAGGGGTGATCCGGCCGGACTTCGACCCGCAGGCCATCGCCCGCGCCTACCGCCGGGGAGGGGCCTCGGTCCTGTCGGTACTTACCGACGAACCCGCCTTTCAGGGGCGCCTGGAGTACCTCTCGGCGGCCAGCAGGGCGGCCCGGCTTCCCGCCCTGCGCAAGGATTTCATCATCGACCCCTACCAGGTGCGCGAGGCGCGGGCCTGGGGCGCCGACGCGGTGCTCTTTATCGTGGGCATCACCGAGGGGCGGCAGCTGGAGGAGCTGCTGCACGCGGCCGCCGAGGAGGGGCTGGCCTGCCTGGTGGAGTGCTACACCGAAGAGGAGCTGAAGCGCGTGCCCTGGGAGCTGGTTTCCGTGCTGGGCGTCAACAACCGCGACCTGCATACCTTCGAGGTGGACCTGCACCGGGGCGTGGCCCTGCTGCAATCAGCCCCGAAGGACACGCTGCTCGTATCCGAGAGCGGACTCGGCACGCCGGAAGACCTGAAACTGTTGCACAGGGAGGGAATACACGCCGCGCTTATCGGCGAGCATTTTATGCGTCGGGACGACCCCGGCCAGGCCGTCCGCGAGCTGCTGCGGGGTGCTTTTCCGCCGGACAGCGGCGAGGGGGAGGAGGAGTGA
- a CDS encoding phosphoribosylanthranilate isomerase codes for MNDERTKVKICGITNLEDARFASGAMADYLGFIFYEGSPRHVTPAEAGAIRNWIEGVPCVGVFVNQPMDDVNMIARQTGVDLVQLHGTESPEYCTLVDKPVIKVIHVEEGATAEELAGEAERYREAADYLLFDTKMEGQWGGTGRTFDWSLLEEASGGLPWFLAGGLTPQNVAEAVRTARPAAVDVNSGVEAEGRPGVKDYDKIDELMNQMRSL; via the coding sequence GTGAACGACGAGCGAACCAAGGTCAAAATCTGCGGCATCACCAACCTGGAGGACGCTCGTTTTGCATCCGGGGCGATGGCGGACTACCTGGGATTTATTTTCTACGAGGGGAGTCCGCGTCACGTCACTCCCGCCGAGGCGGGAGCTATCCGAAACTGGATTGAGGGCGTGCCCTGCGTGGGCGTCTTCGTCAACCAGCCCATGGACGACGTGAACATGATCGCGCGTCAGACCGGGGTGGACCTGGTGCAGCTGCACGGCACCGAATCCCCCGAATACTGCACCCTGGTCGACAAGCCGGTGATCAAGGTGATTCACGTGGAGGAGGGAGCCACCGCGGAGGAGCTGGCCGGGGAGGCCGAACGCTACCGCGAGGCCGCCGACTACCTGCTCTTCGACACCAAAATGGAGGGGCAGTGGGGTGGCACCGGCCGCACCTTCGACTGGAGCCTTCTGGAGGAGGCCAGCGGCGGACTGCCCTGGTTCCTGGCCGGGGGACTCACCCCGCAGAATGTGGCCGAGGCCGTCCGTACGGCGCGACCCGCGGCGGTGGACGTCAACAGCGGGGTGGAGGCGGAGGGGCGACCCGGGGTAAAGGACTACGACAAAATCGACGAACTCATGAACCAGATGCGATCCCTATGA
- the trpB gene encoding tryptophan synthase subunit beta, whose product MTYDFPDASGYFGRFGGSFVPETLVPVLEQLRTSYAEAWGDKEFRARFRHLLREYVGRPTALTLAERLTAHYGRARIYLKREDLCHTGAHKINNAMGQVLLALRMGKERIIAETGAGQHGVATATACARFGVPCIVYMGEEDMRRQQLNVERMQLLGAEVRPVQSGSRTLKDATNEAIRDWVTHPGDTFYVIGSVVGPHPYPMMVRNFQRVIGEETRAQIEEAEGRLPDYMLACIGGGSNAIGFFHPFLEEETVAMYGLEAAGEGVETSRTAATLTRGAPGVLHGSMSYLLQSGEGQVHLAHSVSAGLDYPGIGPEHSHLFDRGRVDYRAVTDAQAMEGVKLLSATEGIIPALETAHAVAFLEELMPQTEEGELVVLNCSGRGDKDMSTITEWTGREK is encoded by the coding sequence ATGACCTACGACTTTCCCGACGCTTCCGGTTACTTCGGCCGTTTCGGGGGCTCCTTTGTGCCCGAAACGCTGGTGCCCGTGCTTGAGCAGCTCCGCACATCCTACGCCGAAGCCTGGGGTGACAAGGAGTTCCGCGCGCGATTCCGCCACCTGCTGCGCGAATACGTGGGACGTCCCACCGCCCTCACCCTGGCCGAACGGCTCACCGCACACTATGGCCGCGCCCGCATCTACCTCAAGCGCGAGGACCTCTGCCACACCGGCGCGCACAAGATCAACAACGCTATGGGACAGGTACTGCTCGCCCTGCGCATGGGCAAGGAGCGCATCATCGCCGAGACCGGCGCCGGACAGCACGGGGTGGCCACCGCCACCGCCTGCGCCCGCTTCGGGGTGCCCTGCATCGTCTACATGGGGGAGGAGGACATGCGCCGCCAGCAGCTAAACGTGGAGCGCATGCAACTGCTGGGCGCCGAGGTGCGTCCCGTGCAGAGCGGCTCCCGTACACTGAAAGACGCTACCAACGAGGCCATCCGCGACTGGGTGACCCACCCCGGCGACACCTTCTACGTTATCGGCTCGGTGGTGGGTCCCCATCCCTATCCCATGATGGTGCGCAATTTCCAGCGGGTGATAGGCGAGGAGACGCGCGCCCAGATCGAGGAGGCCGAGGGACGGCTGCCCGACTACATGCTGGCCTGCATAGGCGGCGGCTCCAACGCCATCGGCTTCTTCCACCCCTTCCTGGAGGAGGAAACCGTGGCCATGTACGGCCTGGAGGCCGCCGGCGAGGGCGTGGAGACCTCCCGCACCGCCGCCACCCTCACCCGGGGCGCCCCCGGCGTGCTGCACGGTTCCATGAGCTACCTGCTGCAGAGCGGGGAGGGGCAGGTGCACCTGGCCCACTCCGTCAGCGCGGGCCTGGATTATCCGGGCATTGGACCCGAGCACAGCCATCTTTTCGACCGCGGGAGGGTGGACTACCGCGCCGTCACCGACGCGCAGGCCATGGAGGGGGTGAAGCTGCTCTCGGCCACCGAGGGCATCATCCCCGCCCTGGAGACCGCCCACGCCGTGGCCTTCCTGGAGGAACTTATGCCGCAGACCGAAGAGGGGGAGCTGGTAGTGCTGAACTGCTCCGGACGCGGCGACAAAGACATGTCCACCATTACCGAATGGACCGGCCGCGAGAAGTGA
- the trpA gene encoding tryptophan synthase subunit alpha has translation MSQTAATDRIARLFEQKGEEPVMSLFLTAGFPRPEHTVELVLGLEEHGADMVELGMPFSDPLADGPSIQYASNTALEQGVTMEDILEMVRGIRARSEMPLVLMGYINPVLRYGVERFCRDAAEAGADGLILPDLPPDEADLLAGHAEAHGLRLIFLVAPNTSDDRMRLIDERSRGFVYCVSVTGVTGAREGEEVARSVQRFIGRVKENITRNPIMIGFGIRSHEDARRVASQARGFIVGSALVDLIREHYPEEGWKDRLFAFVRSLKYGEPTDSNN, from the coding sequence ATGAGCCAGACCGCCGCAACCGACCGCATTGCACGCCTCTTCGAGCAGAAGGGAGAGGAGCCTGTCATGAGCCTCTTCCTGACGGCGGGCTTTCCCCGGCCGGAGCACACCGTGGAGCTGGTGCTCGGCCTGGAGGAGCACGGGGCCGACATGGTGGAGCTGGGCATGCCTTTCAGCGATCCGCTGGCCGACGGACCCAGCATACAGTATGCCAGCAACACAGCCCTCGAGCAGGGCGTTACCATGGAGGACATCCTTGAGATGGTGCGTGGGATCCGCGCGCGCTCGGAAATGCCGCTGGTGCTCATGGGCTACATCAATCCCGTGCTGCGCTACGGCGTGGAGCGGTTCTGCCGCGACGCCGCGGAGGCCGGGGCCGACGGACTCATCCTGCCCGACCTGCCCCCGGATGAGGCGGACCTGCTGGCCGGACACGCCGAGGCCCACGGGCTGCGGCTGATTTTCCTGGTGGCGCCCAATACCTCCGACGATCGCATGCGCCTGATCGACGAGCGCTCCCGGGGCTTTGTCTACTGCGTGTCGGTGACCGGCGTCACCGGCGCCCGGGAGGGGGAGGAGGTGGCCCGCTCGGTGCAGCGATTCATCGGCCGCGTGAAGGAAAACATCACCCGCAATCCCATCATGATCGGCTTCGGCATCCGCTCCCACGAAGACGCCCGCCGCGTCGCCTCCCAGGCGCGGGGTTTTATCGTGGGTAGCGCGCTGGTGGACCTTATACGCGAGCACTATCCCGAGGAGGGATGGAAGGATCGCCTCTTTGCTTTTGTTCGTTCATTGAAGTATGGTGAACCGACCGACTCCAACAACTAA
- a CDS encoding DUF4837 family protein, with protein sequence MKFYASGLITLIFAALLMGCGGDYRQEAVGGFGEAVVVMDSTQWQGSATAEAVRQTYGQVIRTLPTYESAYDLRWENFNSQQELDNLKRNKNLIIAAPLEGEGNTAEWIRSLLGEEVKKRVRSGESFAFPFENQWYRNQWAIVLTSTSDSALAARINDSRDALVERLTDKELRRWTEEIYDRGEKTDIEDSLMTNHGWMIRVQHDWYKNLDTTWTENGQTQHIVTMRRELPENSRWFWAWWREDVSPAMVDSIDQTWINTRRDSLMRDWVRGTRPDSYVTTEYRRDVVTERLELNGNPAWETQGVWRMTGDAMGGPFRTMTVYDADSERLFILEFGQFAPKYNKRHFVRQFRAMLRTFRTDSTWNRNTPMAAN encoded by the coding sequence ATGAAATTCTACGCATCCGGTCTGATTACCCTCATCTTCGCCGCCCTGCTTATGGGATGCGGGGGCGACTACCGGCAGGAGGCCGTAGGCGGCTTCGGCGAAGCCGTGGTGGTGATGGACTCCACCCAGTGGCAGGGCAGCGCCACGGCCGAGGCTGTGCGCCAGACCTACGGTCAGGTGATCCGTACCTTGCCCACCTATGAATCGGCCTACGATCTGCGCTGGGAGAATTTTAACTCCCAGCAGGAGCTTGACAACCTGAAGCGGAACAAGAATCTCATTATCGCCGCCCCCCTCGAGGGGGAGGGAAACACGGCCGAGTGGATACGCAGCCTCCTCGGCGAGGAGGTGAAGAAGCGGGTGCGCAGCGGGGAGTCCTTCGCCTTTCCCTTTGAGAATCAGTGGTATCGCAATCAGTGGGCCATTGTGCTCACCTCCACCAGCGATTCCGCGCTCGCCGCCAGGATCAACGACTCCCGCGACGCTCTCGTTGAACGGCTGACCGACAAGGAGCTGCGGCGTTGGACCGAGGAGATCTACGACCGGGGCGAGAAGACCGATATCGAGGACAGCCTCATGACCAACCACGGCTGGATGATCCGCGTACAGCACGACTGGTACAAGAATCTGGATACGACGTGGACCGAAAACGGGCAGACGCAGCACATCGTAACCATGCGGCGCGAGCTGCCCGAAAACAGCCGCTGGTTCTGGGCCTGGTGGCGCGAGGATGTGTCTCCCGCCATGGTGGACAGCATCGACCAGACGTGGATCAACACCCGGCGCGATTCGCTCATGCGCGACTGGGTCCGCGGCACCCGGCCGGACTCCTACGTCACCACCGAGTACCGCCGCGACGTGGTTACCGAGCGCCTGGAGCTGAACGGCAACCCGGCCTGGGAGACCCAAGGCGTCTGGCGCATGACGGGCGACGCCATGGGCGGGCCCTTCCGCACCATGACGGTCTACGACGCCGACTCCGAACGCCTTTTCATCCTGGAGTTCGGTCAGTTCGCCCCCAAGTACAACAAGCGCCACTTCGTCCGGCAGTTCCGCGCCATGCTGCGCACCTTCCGCACCGACTCTACCTGGAACCGCAACACGCCCATGGCCGCCAACTAA